A genomic region of Romeriopsis navalis LEGE 11480 contains the following coding sequences:
- a CDS encoding luciferase domain-containing protein → MSNLKLNLVTALERIPGITHQPWPERDDGFSTIHFHDREIAHFHNFNEIDLRLGRRLIKQEKLTPPTDSIHHPKRSANSQFLEMRFTQTQDIQRIVHLVKLLTGMAGA, encoded by the coding sequence ATGTCAAATTTAAAGCTGAATCTAGTCACAGCACTCGAACGTATCCCTGGAATAACACATCAACCTTGGCCAGAGCGGGATGATGGATTTTCCACAATCCATTTTCATGATCGCGAAATCGCGCACTTTCACAATTTCAATGAAATTGATTTACGACTAGGTAGACGTTTAATCAAGCAGGAGAAGCTCACACCGCCGACAGACTCCATACATCATCCAAAACGATCAGCCAATTCACAATTTCTCGAGATGCGATTTACGCAGACCCAAGATATTCAGCGGATCGTTCACTTGGTGAAACTATTAACTGGTATGGCCGGCGCATAA
- a CDS encoding DUF2061 domain-containing protein, with amino-acid sequence MFRNESLHYPEPAGYLGPFMICVVSHLRSMKPHHSFEIFPFRLMSNNKLLTKPYTQTRFRTNEKSLKESHIRTLLKTLSWRIIATATTVTIAYIIFGNISSALKVGGIEFFAKMLIYYCHERAWQIRPRGRVRNWLRRKNA; translated from the coding sequence ATGTTTCGCAATGAATCACTACATTATCCCGAGCCGGCGGGATATCTAGGGCCTTTCATGATATGTGTGGTTAGCCACCTTAGATCTATGAAGCCGCATCATTCGTTCGAAATCTTTCCATTCAGACTGATGTCCAACAACAAATTGCTGACAAAACCTTACACTCAAACCCGGTTCAGAACCAACGAGAAATCGCTGAAAGAATCTCACATTCGCACCCTGCTAAAAACATTGAGTTGGCGAATTATTGCCACTGCCACAACTGTGACGATCGCGTATATCATCTTTGGCAATATCAGCAGTGCACTAAAGGTCGGCGGAATTGAATTCTTTGCGAAAATGCTGATTTACTACTGCCACGAAAGAGCATGGCAAATACGACCTCGAGGTCGGGTAAGAAATTGGTTACGAAGAAAAAATGCATGA
- a CDS encoding bifunctional riboflavin kinase/FAD synthetase, with amino-acid sequence MWTSTSLQTALTPTAIALGNFDGIHCGHRQVIEPVLAAREQAVLRLYATVVSFSPHPREFFSKQPLALLSPFEERISLLEQTGVDQLMVLPFDQELANLSPEEFVQQILVEKLQAKHISVGKDFRFGHRRAGNADLLQDLAANFGVEVTQVSLQTRGGKRISSSAVRQALATGDIGDASQLLGRPYRLIGKVVQGQQLGRTIGFPTANLQLPESKLVPAQGVYGVRVSGKDLNQGNAMYGVMNIGNRPTVNGVSQTIEVHLLDWQGDLYGQELTVELLEFIRSEQRFPSLDALKEQILADCAVARQRLV; translated from the coding sequence GTGTGGACCTCAACATCATTACAAACAGCCCTTACCCCAACGGCGATCGCCCTGGGTAATTTTGACGGAATTCATTGCGGCCATCGTCAGGTAATTGAGCCGGTGCTGGCGGCCCGTGAGCAGGCAGTGCTGCGGCTATACGCCACCGTCGTCAGCTTTTCGCCCCACCCCCGCGAGTTTTTTAGTAAGCAGCCCTTGGCTTTGCTATCACCGTTTGAAGAACGCATTTCACTGCTGGAACAAACAGGCGTTGACCAGTTGATGGTGCTGCCGTTTGACCAGGAGTTGGCCAATCTGAGTCCGGAGGAATTTGTCCAGCAGATTCTGGTGGAGAAGCTGCAAGCCAAGCACATTAGTGTGGGGAAGGATTTCCGGTTTGGACATCGGCGGGCCGGCAATGCTGATTTGTTGCAAGATCTCGCGGCGAATTTTGGTGTGGAGGTGACACAGGTTTCGCTGCAAACCCGGGGGGGCAAACGAATTAGCAGCTCGGCGGTGCGGCAGGCTTTGGCGACTGGGGATATTGGAGACGCATCACAGCTCCTCGGTCGGCCCTATCGATTAATTGGCAAAGTCGTCCAAGGCCAACAGCTGGGCCGGACGATCGGCTTCCCAACCGCGAATCTGCAATTGCCTGAATCAAAACTTGTACCAGCCCAAGGGGTCTATGGTGTAAGGGTTTCCGGGAAGGATTTGAACCAGGGCAATGCCATGTATGGCGTGATGAATATTGGCAACCGCCCTACAGTCAATGGGGTATCACAGACGATCGAAGTGCATTTACTCGATTGGCAGGGGGATTTGTATGGCCAGGAGTTGACAGTGGAGCTACTGGAGTTTATTCGATCGGAGCAGCGGTTCCCATCCTTAGATGCATTAAAAGAACAGATTCTCGCAGATTGTGCGGTGGCGCGGCAACGATTGGTCTAA
- the surE gene encoding 5'/3'-nucleotidase SurE translates to MKLLISNDDGVFAIGARALANGLAAAGHQVTVVCPDRERSAAGHGLTLHQPIRATIVDGIFDPAVTAWSCSGTPADCVKLALWSLLDERPDLVISGINQGANLGTDVIYSGTVSAAMEGLIEGIPSIAVSLTSFTEKNFQPAADYAVKLVAQLQEQPLQEMLLLNINVPAIPAAAIQGVKLARQGIRRYIEVFEKRQDPRGKTYYWLAGEAVEEVDDPDPTHNLPTDVEAIREHYITLTPLQYNLTALRSLNRLQSWLQSAD, encoded by the coding sequence ATGAAGCTTCTGATCAGTAATGATGATGGTGTGTTTGCAATTGGGGCGCGCGCCTTGGCAAACGGTCTTGCCGCTGCCGGACATCAAGTCACCGTGGTTTGTCCCGATCGTGAGCGATCAGCGGCGGGGCACGGCTTAACCCTACATCAGCCGATTCGGGCAACGATTGTGGATGGAATTTTCGACCCGGCGGTGACCGCTTGGTCTTGTTCTGGAACGCCCGCCGATTGTGTCAAGCTCGCGCTGTGGTCACTGTTAGATGAACGACCCGACCTGGTGATTTCCGGGATTAACCAAGGGGCGAATCTTGGCACTGATGTAATTTATTCCGGCACGGTATCAGCCGCAATGGAAGGCCTGATTGAGGGGATTCCCAGCATTGCCGTCAGTCTGACCAGCTTTACCGAGAAGAATTTTCAACCCGCCGCAGACTACGCCGTAAAATTAGTCGCCCAACTTCAGGAACAACCCCTGCAAGAAATGCTTCTGCTAAATATCAACGTACCGGCGATACCGGCGGCGGCGATTCAGGGTGTGAAGTTGGCTCGACAGGGGATTCGGCGGTATATCGAGGTATTCGAAAAACGCCAAGACCCACGGGGCAAGACTTATTATTGGCTAGCGGGGGAAGCGGTGGAAGAAGTGGATGACCCCGACCCGACGCATAATCTACCAACCGACGTTGAAGCAATCCGAGAACATTACATCACGCTCACACCGCTGCAATATAACCTGACCGCGTTGCGCAGCCTCAATCGGCTACAAAGCTGGTTGCAATCGGCTGATTGA
- the pheS gene encoding phenylalanine--tRNA ligase subunit alpha — MTVSELEAQLDAICQEAQQAIAAADSLDALEQMRVKYMGKKGPIPKVLGGMGKLDHADRPRVGARANEVKTAIQTELDDKKTALQAAAIQARLEAETLDVTMPGNYRPQGRKHPLNSTTDRILDIFVGLGYTVEEGPEMETDYYNFEALNFLPDHPARDMQDTLYLPDGNLLRTHTSTVQVRYMENTDPPIRIVVPGRVYRRDTVDATHSAVFHQVELLAVDEGLTFTDLKGTLKVFLQEFFGEELEVRFRASYFPFTEPSAEVDVKWKGRWLEIMGCGMVDPNVLKSAGYDPEVYTGFAAGLGVERMAMVLHQIDDIRRLYNSDLRFLQQF; from the coding sequence ATGACGGTCAGCGAACTCGAAGCCCAACTCGACGCCATTTGCCAAGAAGCACAGCAGGCGATCGCCGCCGCTGACAGCCTCGATGCCTTAGAGCAAATGCGGGTGAAATATATGGGGAAGAAAGGCCCCATTCCCAAAGTCCTTGGTGGGATGGGTAAGCTCGATCATGCCGATCGACCCCGAGTGGGGGCGCGGGCCAATGAAGTGAAAACCGCGATTCAAACAGAGCTCGACGATAAGAAGACCGCTTTGCAAGCCGCGGCAATTCAAGCCCGACTTGAGGCCGAAACCCTCGACGTGACGATGCCTGGCAACTACCGGCCCCAAGGTCGGAAGCATCCGCTGAATAGCACCACCGATCGTATCCTCGATATTTTTGTTGGCTTGGGCTACACCGTCGAAGAAGGTCCAGAGATGGAGACCGACTACTATAACTTTGAAGCCTTGAACTTTCTCCCGGACCACCCGGCTCGGGATATGCAAGATACGCTGTATCTGCCTGATGGCAATCTACTGCGGACCCATACTTCCACCGTGCAAGTCCGCTATATGGAGAATACTGACCCACCCATCCGGATCGTGGTTCCAGGCCGGGTTTACCGGCGTGATACCGTTGATGCGACACATTCTGCTGTATTCCACCAAGTTGAGCTATTGGCAGTGGATGAGGGGCTGACGTTTACTGATTTGAAAGGCACGCTCAAGGTGTTCTTGCAGGAATTCTTTGGTGAGGAGCTAGAAGTCCGATTCCGGGCGAGTTATTTCCCGTTTACTGAGCCTTCTGCCGAAGTTGATGTGAAATGGAAAGGGCGTTGGCTCGAAATTATGGGCTGTGGCATGGTTGACCCGAATGTGTTGAAATCGGCGGGCTATGACCCAGAAGTCTACACCGGCTTTGCCGCGGGTTTGGGGGTTGAGCGGATGGCGATGGTGTTGCACCAGATTGACGATATCCGACGTTTGTACAACAGTGACCTGCGATTCCTACAGCAATTCTAG
- the aqpZ gene encoding aquaporin Z has translation MSLVKKCAAESIGTFWLVLGGCGSAVLAAAYPYGEAANPLGIGLLGVSLAFGLTVMTMAYAIGHISGCHLNPAVSFGLWMGKRFPSAHLLPYIVSQVVGAIVAGAVLYFIASGRPGFELTGGNPLATNGFGEHSPGGYSLIAALITEIVMTFMFLMVILGATDKRAPQGFAPAAIGLCLTLIHLISIPVTNTSVNPARSTGVALFAGAGLVSQLWLFWIAPIVGAVLAGLVYNTLFEADSNPVLGVPDIDSDFVR, from the coding sequence ATGTCCTTAGTCAAGAAATGTGCGGCCGAGTCAATCGGCACTTTTTGGTTGGTTTTAGGCGGATGTGGTAGTGCGGTACTCGCTGCCGCCTATCCTTACGGCGAAGCGGCAAATCCCCTGGGAATTGGTCTACTTGGCGTTTCTCTCGCTTTTGGTTTGACCGTCATGACGATGGCCTATGCGATCGGTCATATCTCTGGCTGTCACCTGAATCCAGCAGTTTCCTTTGGGCTTTGGATGGGCAAGCGCTTCCCCAGTGCTCATCTGCTGCCTTATATCGTCTCCCAAGTTGTCGGTGCGATCGTCGCTGGAGCCGTGCTCTATTTCATTGCCAGTGGCCGGCCGGGGTTTGAGCTCACCGGCGGTAACCCGTTAGCAACAAATGGTTTTGGTGAGCATTCGCCGGGTGGATATTCCCTGATCGCGGCGTTGATTACCGAAATCGTCATGACGTTTATGTTCTTGATGGTGATTTTGGGTGCAACGGATAAGCGCGCACCCCAAGGCTTTGCACCAGCGGCGATCGGTCTGTGCTTGACGCTAATTCACTTGATTAGTATCCCGGTGACGAATACGTCTGTTAACCCAGCTCGTAGTACTGGTGTGGCGCTGTTTGCCGGTGCGGGTTTGGTCAGTCAACTTTGGTTGTTCTGGATTGCCCCGATTGTTGGTGCTGTGCTGGCTGGTCTGGTTTATAACACCTTATTTGAGGCGGATAGCAACCCGGTGCTGGGGGTTCCTGACATCGATAGCGATTTTGTGCGTTAA